The following are encoded in a window of Candidatus Fluviicola riflensis genomic DNA:
- the lpdA gene encoding dihydrolipoyl dehydrogenase produces the protein MNYDIIVVGSGPGGYVAAIRASQLGLKTAVVERDALGGICLNWGCIPTKALLKSANVFEYLTHAADYGITVKDAKVDFDGMVARSRGVANGMSNGIQFLMKKNKIDVIKGTGVVKAGKKVAVTAEDGTVAEYTAEKGIVIATGARSRQLPNLPQDGEKIIGYREAMNLKKQPKKMVVVGSGAIGVEFAYFYNAIGTEVTVVEYLPNVVPIEDEEVSKQLEKSFKKAGVTIMTNASVESVDTSGKGCVVTVKTAKGEEKIECDVVLSAVGIQANIENIGLEELGIVVDKGRIIVNDYYQTNIPGYYAIGDVIPTAALAHVASAEGIICVEKIAGHHPEPLDYGNIPGCTYCSPEIASVGMTEKAAKDAGLDIKIGKFPFSASGKASAAGAKDGFVKLIFDSKYGELLGAHMIGANVTEMIAEIVAIRKLEVTGEELIKTVHPHPTMSEAVMEAAAAAYGEVIHL, from the coding sequence ATGAATTACGATATTATCGTTGTTGGAAGTGGTCCGGGTGGTTATGTAGCCGCTATCCGTGCTTCCCAATTGGGATTAAAAACTGCCGTTGTAGAACGCGATGCGTTAGGCGGAATTTGCTTGAACTGGGGATGTATCCCAACGAAAGCGTTGCTGAAAAGTGCAAACGTGTTTGAATACCTCACGCATGCCGCTGATTATGGCATCACCGTAAAGGATGCAAAAGTTGATTTCGACGGAATGGTCGCCAGAAGCCGTGGTGTAGCCAACGGGATGAGCAACGGGATTCAGTTTTTGATGAAGAAGAATAAAATCGACGTTATCAAAGGAACCGGTGTAGTAAAAGCTGGAAAAAAAGTAGCTGTTACTGCTGAAGATGGAACTGTTGCAGAATATACAGCCGAGAAAGGAATCGTGATTGCAACCGGAGCTCGCTCGCGTCAATTGCCAAACCTTCCGCAAGACGGAGAAAAAATCATTGGTTACCGCGAAGCAATGAACTTGAAAAAACAACCGAAGAAAATGGTGGTTGTAGGTTCAGGTGCTATTGGTGTTGAATTTGCCTATTTCTACAATGCTATCGGTACGGAAGTAACCGTGGTTGAATACTTACCAAACGTTGTTCCGATTGAAGACGAAGAAGTGTCAAAACAATTGGAGAAATCGTTCAAAAAAGCAGGTGTTACCATCATGACAAATGCTTCTGTTGAGTCGGTTGACACTTCCGGAAAAGGATGCGTTGTAACGGTGAAAACAGCAAAAGGCGAAGAGAAAATTGAATGCGATGTCGTTCTTTCGGCAGTTGGTATTCAGGCGAATATTGAAAATATTGGTTTGGAAGAATTAGGGATTGTGGTTGATAAAGGCCGCATCATCGTTAATGATTATTACCAAACCAACATCCCGGGCTATTACGCCATCGGTGATGTGATTCCTACAGCTGCGTTGGCACACGTTGCTTCTGCAGAAGGAATTATCTGCGTAGAGAAAATTGCGGGACATCACCCGGAGCCGTTGGATTATGGAAATATCCCGGGTTGTACGTATTGTTCACCTGAAATTGCATCTGTTGGTATGACAGAGAAAGCAGCAAAAGACGCAGGTTTGGATATCAAAATCGGTAAATTCCCATTCTCAGCATCTGGTAAAGCAAGTGCTGCCGGAGCAAAAGACGGTTTCGTGAAATTGATCTTCGATTCGAAATACGGTGAATTGTTGGGGGCTCACATGATTGGCGCCAACGTTACCGAGATGATCGCTGAAATCGTTGCTATTCGCAAATTGGAAGTAACAGGTGAAGAATTGATCAAAACAGTTCACCCTCACCCTACTATGTCTGAAGCGGTAATGGAAGCAGCAGCAGCAGCTTACGGTGAAGTGATTCACTTGTAA
- a CDS encoding citrate (Si)-synthase, translating into MSETAKIELNGKTYEFPVVEGTENEKAIDITKLRQETGYITIDSGYKNTGATLSSITFLDGEEGILRYRGYPIEQLAEKASFIEVAYLLIYGSLPTQAQLDDFTSNITKHTLVHEDMKQFFEAYPAKAHPMGVLSSMICSLSTFYPESLDPNRSTEAKNLTILRLLAKLPTLAAWAYKNSMRHPFMYPKNGYDYCKNFMHMMFAMPTEEYDVDPVVVSALNKLLILHADHEQNCSTSTVRIVGSSQANLYATISAGISALWGPLHGGANQAVIEMLEKIHNDGGDVDKWVLKAKDKDDSFRLMGFGHRVYKNFDPRATIIKKACDDVLEKMQINDPLLAIAKKLEKVALEDEYFKSRSLYPNVDFYSGIIYRALGIPTEMFTVMFALGRLPGWIAQWKEMVEGGEPIGRPRQIYTGATTRDYVDIDKR; encoded by the coding sequence ATGAGCGAAACAGCGAAAATCGAATTGAACGGAAAAACATATGAATTTCCGGTTGTTGAAGGTACCGAAAATGAAAAAGCCATCGACATCACCAAATTGCGTCAGGAAACAGGTTACATTACTATTGATTCAGGTTACAAAAATACAGGCGCTACACTTAGCTCCATTACGTTCCTCGACGGTGAAGAGGGTATTTTGCGTTACCGCGGTTATCCGATCGAGCAATTGGCTGAAAAAGCATCGTTCATCGAAGTTGCTTATTTGTTGATTTACGGTTCATTGCCTACCCAAGCACAATTAGACGATTTTACATCCAACATTACAAAACATACACTGGTTCACGAAGACATGAAACAGTTCTTCGAAGCTTATCCGGCAAAAGCGCACCCGATGGGTGTTCTTTCATCCATGATTTGCTCATTATCGACGTTCTATCCTGAATCACTTGATCCGAATCGCAGTACGGAGGCGAAAAACCTGACTATTTTGCGTTTGCTTGCGAAATTACCGACATTGGCTGCATGGGCTTACAAAAACTCAATGCGTCACCCGTTTATGTACCCTAAAAACGGCTACGATTACTGCAAAAATTTCATGCACATGATGTTTGCCATGCCAACCGAAGAATACGATGTGGATCCGGTTGTCGTTAGCGCTTTAAATAAATTATTGATCCTTCACGCTGATCACGAACAAAACTGTTCAACATCTACCGTGCGTATCGTAGGATCCTCGCAGGCGAATTTATACGCAACTATTTCAGCAGGAATTTCTGCATTGTGGGGGCCGCTTCACGGCGGAGCCAACCAGGCGGTTATCGAGATGCTGGAGAAAATCCACAACGATGGTGGCGACGTAGACAAATGGGTATTGAAAGCAAAAGACAAAGACGATTCGTTCCGTTTGATGGGCTTTGGTCACCGTGTTTATAAAAACTTCGACCCGCGTGCTACTATCATTAAAAAAGCATGTGACGACGTATTGGAAAAAATGCAAATCAACGATCCGCTTTTGGCAATTGCTAAGAAACTGGAAAAAGTGGCGTTGGAAGATGAATATTTCAAATCACGCTCACTTTACCCGAACGTGGATTTCTATTCAGGTATCATTTACCGTGCATTAGGAATTCCTACCGAAATGTTTACCGTAATGTTTGCATTGGGCCGCCTGCCAGGATGGATTGCACAATGGAAAGAAATGGTTGAAGGTGGTGAACCAATCGGTCGTCCCCGCCAGATTTACACAGGTGCTACCACACGTGATTACGTTGATATCGACAAACGATAA
- a CDS encoding RES superfamily protein: MKVYRLTRRKFSHDFNGKGAAICGARWNSKGTEIIYASESRALAMAEVAVHLSFDTLPSDFMMLEIDIPDSVIFAPAISIDDLNPNWNAFPHDVLTQLIGDQFVQANAFCVLKVPSAVVKGDFNILINPIHSDFSKITITDESDFPFDQRFVFH, encoded by the coding sequence ATGAAGGTGTATCGTCTGACGCGCCGGAAATTCAGCCACGATTTCAACGGCAAAGGTGCTGCAATCTGCGGCGCGCGATGGAATTCGAAAGGAACGGAAATTATCTACGCTTCTGAAAGCCGGGCTTTGGCCATGGCAGAAGTAGCGGTGCATTTGTCGTTTGACACACTTCCCTCCGATTTTATGATGCTGGAAATTGACATTCCGGATAGCGTGATCTTTGCTCCTGCGATTTCCATCGACGATTTGAACCCTAACTGGAATGCTTTTCCACACGACGTTCTAACCCAGCTCATCGGTGATCAGTTCGTCCAGGCCAATGCGTTTTGCGTCCTAAAAGTACCATCAGCTGTGGTGAAAGGTGATTTTAATATCCTTATCAATCCGATTCACTCCGATTTTAGTAAGATTACTATTACTGATGAGAGCGATTTCCCGTTTGATCAGCGATTTGTTTTTCATTAA
- a CDS encoding metallophosphatase: MDRRTFIHRTGIVAAGAAIAPSLISAAGKKDQKLVILHTNDTHSNIDPFPENHGKYPGMGGVARRATLIEEIRSEEENVLLLDCGDIFQGTPYFNKFKGVLEMKVLSEMKYDAATLGNHDFDIGLEGFKQAKTHATFPFVNANYDLSNTSLHDEVKQHVIIRKGKLNIGIFGLGIDLNGLVSSDNTGGLVYLDPVAKAQEQVALLREQHCDLIICLSHLGYEYPTDPAKVCDKHLAANTEGIDLILGGHTHTFLEKPEIVKNKVGNDVVINQVGYAGLYLGRIDVYCSGDNQFEVAGTPLGVK, encoded by the coding sequence ATGGATAGAAGAACGTTTATTCACCGTACGGGAATTGTGGCAGCCGGAGCAGCAATAGCTCCGTCATTAATAAGTGCTGCCGGCAAAAAAGATCAAAAACTCGTGATTCTTCATACCAATGATACGCATTCCAACATCGATCCGTTTCCGGAGAATCATGGTAAGTATCCCGGAATGGGCGGCGTGGCACGAAGAGCGACGCTGATCGAAGAAATCCGGTCAGAAGAAGAAAACGTTTTGTTATTGGATTGCGGAGATATTTTCCAGGGAACGCCCTATTTCAATAAATTTAAAGGAGTGCTGGAAATGAAGGTGCTTTCAGAAATGAAGTACGATGCAGCTACATTGGGTAACCACGATTTCGATATCGGTTTGGAAGGCTTTAAACAAGCGAAAACACACGCCACGTTTCCCTTCGTCAACGCCAATTACGATCTTTCCAACACAAGTCTTCATGATGAGGTAAAACAACACGTTATTATCCGGAAAGGCAAACTTAACATCGGCATTTTTGGCTTGGGTATCGATTTGAACGGCCTGGTTTCTTCGGATAATACGGGAGGATTGGTTTACCTGGACCCGGTTGCAAAAGCCCAGGAACAAGTTGCTTTATTGCGTGAGCAGCACTGTGATTTGATTATTTGCTTGTCGCATTTAGGGTATGAATATCCGACTGATCCAGCAAAAGTTTGTGACAAACACCTGGCAGCAAACACCGAAGGCATCGATCTTATTTTAGGCGGACACACCCATACGTTTTTGGAAAAACCGGAGATCGTGAAAAACAAGGTTGGGAACGATGTGGTGATCAATCAGGTTGGTTATGCGGGATTGTACCTTGGAAGGATCGATGTGTATTGTTCAGGTGATAATCAATTTGAGGTTGCTGGAACACCGTTGGGAGTGAAGTAA
- a CDS encoding glyoxalase, translating into MSKIICGIQQMGIGVPNVPSIWKWYREHFGVDVRIFEEAAEAPLMTRYTGETIHARTATLALSMEGGGGFEIWQFTSRPTEKATFTIQLGDYGLFACRIKSKDVKATYEFLKAKGADLLSEPQQLPNGQFHFLLRDPNGNLFDIVEGSGWFMDTQFTGKTGGVAGAMIGVSNIEKAMTLYSDILGYSTVEYDFTEVSPAFAKIPGGENTVRRVLLSHPELRKGPFAKLLGPTQIELVQTPERTDARSIFENRFWGDWGFIHLCFDVQGMDDLQAECESKGFPFTVDSGKTFDMGEAGGRFSYIEDPDGTWIEFVETHKVPVMKKLGWYIHLRNKKPGAFLPNWMLRAMRFNRVKD; encoded by the coding sequence ATGTCAAAAATCATCTGTGGAATTCAGCAAATGGGAATCGGAGTACCTAATGTACCTTCGATCTGGAAATGGTATCGTGAACATTTTGGTGTAGATGTGCGCATCTTTGAGGAAGCTGCCGAAGCACCATTAATGACACGTTATACCGGAGAAACAATCCATGCGCGAACAGCTACCCTGGCCCTTTCGATGGAAGGTGGCGGTGGTTTTGAGATCTGGCAGTTTACTTCACGGCCAACCGAAAAAGCTACATTTACCATTCAATTGGGCGATTACGGTTTATTTGCCTGTCGCATCAAGTCGAAAGACGTAAAGGCTACCTACGAATTCCTGAAAGCCAAAGGAGCTGATTTGCTGAGCGAACCGCAGCAATTACCCAACGGGCAATTCCACTTTTTGCTGCGCGATCCGAATGGTAATTTATTCGATATCGTCGAAGGCAGCGGCTGGTTCATGGATACTCAATTTACCGGGAAAACAGGTGGTGTAGCCGGAGCAATGATCGGTGTGAGCAATATCGAGAAAGCAATGACACTTTATTCCGACATCCTGGGTTATTCAACCGTAGAATATGATTTCACGGAAGTATCACCTGCTTTTGCTAAAATTCCGGGCGGAGAAAACACCGTTCGCAGAGTCTTGTTATCGCATCCCGAATTACGAAAAGGCCCTTTTGCAAAATTACTTGGACCAACGCAAATCGAATTGGTCCAAACACCTGAAAGAACCGATGCGCGTTCCATTTTTGAAAACCGTTTCTGGGGCGATTGGGGCTTTATTCACCTGTGCTTTGATGTGCAGGGAATGGATGATCTGCAGGCGGAATGTGAATCTAAAGGTTTCCCATTTACGGTAGATTCCGGAAAAACCTTTGATATGGGCGAAGCCGGCGGACGTTTCAGCTACATCGAAGATCCTGATGGAACGTGGATCGAATTTGTTGAAACACACAAGGTGCCGGTGATGAAAAAACTAGGTTGGTACATTCACCTGCGCAATAAAAAACCGGGCGCTTTTCTGCCCAACTGGATGCTGAGAGCAATGCGCTTCAACCGCGTAAAAGATTAA
- a CDS encoding antitoxin produces the protein MARNSNLQIDNSIQRFVNYVQQESNMHVSDVSLTYTDFFRNKLLLVLSIREGIPHFLFSAIRLQTPFSDIDWANFLNISTKSLQRYKVEKDFVFKPIHSEKIIELAEVTQLGETVFDSQEQFYNWLKRPNQALGNMKPLELLKDSYGKELVVNELTRIDQGIFV, from the coding sequence ATGGCCCGAAACAGTAATCTCCAGATAGACAACTCCATTCAGCGATTTGTCAACTATGTGCAACAGGAAAGCAACATGCATGTTTCTGATGTGAGTCTTACGTACACCGATTTTTTTCGAAACAAACTATTGCTGGTGCTTTCCATTCGCGAAGGTATTCCGCATTTTCTGTTCTCGGCAATCCGCTTACAAACGCCCTTTTCAGACATTGACTGGGCCAACTTTTTAAATATTTCAACCAAGTCACTTCAACGTTACAAAGTAGAAAAAGACTTTGTGTTCAAACCAATTCATTCTGAGAAAATCATTGAATTGGCAGAAGTCACCCAGTTAGGCGAAACCGTTTTTGACAGCCAGGAGCAATTCTACAATTGGCTCAAACGTCCAAACCAGGCACTTGGTAATATGAAACCGCTTGAGCTTCTCAAAGATTCATACGGGAAAGAACTGGTCGTAAACGAGCTAACACGCATCGATCAGGGTATTTTTGTCTGA
- a CDS encoding protein-tyrosine-phosphatase: MRILMVCLGNICRSPMADGWLRHRILEKGLPIEVDSAGTANYHVGKQPDSRMRKFAKESGVSIDNLSARQFVVADFDRFDRIFVMDKSNFNNVIRLARNEADKAKVTLYLNELFPGEDREVPDPYYGDEHDFRDVIELLDNTTNAFLRNAGFNN; encoded by the coding sequence ATGCGCATTTTAATGGTTTGTCTGGGCAATATTTGCCGGTCTCCGATGGCCGACGGATGGTTGCGGCATCGCATTCTGGAAAAAGGGCTTCCGATTGAAGTCGATTCTGCCGGAACAGCCAATTATCATGTGGGAAAACAACCCGATTCGCGCATGCGAAAGTTTGCCAAAGAGTCAGGTGTTTCCATTGATAACCTTTCTGCACGGCAATTTGTAGTAGCCGATTTTGACAGGTTCGACCGTATCTTCGTGATGGATAAAAGTAATTTCAACAATGTCATCCGGCTGGCAAGAAATGAGGCTGACAAAGCAAAAGTGACGCTTTACCTTAATGAATTATTTCCGGGTGAAGACCGCGAAGTTCCTGATCCTTATTACGGAGACGAGCATGATTTCCGGGACGTGATCGAATTACTGGACAATACCACCAACGCTTTTCTGCGCAATGCAGGATTCAACAATTAA
- a CDS encoding RNA polymerase subunit sigma — translation MRQLKIVKQVTNRETASLDKYLQEIGRVELISAEEEVELARRIRTGDKRALERLTKANLRFVVSVSKQYQNQGLSLPDLINEGNLGLIKAAERFDETRGFKFISYAVWWIRQSILQALAEQARIVRLPLNKIGTINKINRAYSELEQLYERPPSADELAEHLECSTEEVRQSLANTGRHVSMDAPLIDGDESSSSMYDVLPNDSLPGPELDLNKESLRKDIERSLATLTGREGDVVRLYYGLNGKHPLTLEEIGDLFDLTRERVRQIKEKAIRRLKHTSRSRMLKTYLG, via the coding sequence ATGAGACAATTAAAGATCGTCAAGCAAGTCACCAACCGCGAAACCGCTTCGCTGGATAAGTATTTGCAGGAAATCGGGCGCGTAGAATTGATTTCTGCGGAAGAAGAAGTTGAGCTGGCACGCAGAATCCGTACAGGTGACAAACGTGCGTTAGAACGCCTTACAAAAGCAAATCTTCGTTTTGTGGTGTCTGTGTCAAAACAGTATCAAAACCAAGGGTTGTCATTGCCGGATCTGATCAACGAGGGAAATCTTGGATTGATAAAAGCTGCTGAGCGTTTTGATGAAACAAGAGGGTTCAAGTTCATTTCTTACGCTGTTTGGTGGATTCGCCAGTCTATCCTTCAGGCATTGGCAGAACAAGCCCGGATTGTGCGTTTGCCATTGAATAAGATCGGTACAATTAATAAAATAAATCGCGCCTACAGTGAGTTGGAGCAGTTATACGAACGTCCTCCTTCTGCTGATGAATTGGCAGAGCATTTGGAATGTTCAACCGAAGAAGTGCGCCAGTCGCTTGCGAATACCGGCCGCCATGTTTCGATGGATGCTCCGCTGATCGATGGTGATGAATCATCGTCAAGTATGTATGATGTGTTACCGAATGATTCTCTTCCTGGCCCTGAACTGGATCTGAATAAAGAATCGCTCAGAAAAGACATTGAACGTTCATTGGCAACGTTAACGGGTAGAGAAGGAGACGTGGTGCGTTTGTACTACGGTTTGAACGGAAAACACCCGTTGACATTGGAAGAAATAGGCGATTTGTTTGATTTGACCCGCGAACGTGTGCGCCAAATCAAAGAAAAAGCAATTCGACGCTTGAAACATACGTCCCGAAGCCGGATGCTTAAGACATACTTAGGTTAA
- the priA gene encoding primosomal protein N' yields MSERQTLFVDVIIPIALSQEFTYRVPFELNDELKPLVRVIVPFGKGKLYTALVTRIHEEVPTVYQAKYIEHVLDDTPLITPVQYRFWKWISTYYMAPIGDVMNAALPANFKLASETKIVLHPDFDEKATTLDDREFLIVEALTVQDTLDLREISEIVGIKTIQPIIKRMIERKIVLSKEEVNDKFTPKTGLFVVLEDSYADEEQLNFLLGEIGAKKSNAKQEQVILTLLQSGGFENNMAVPVLRRDLEEKGCSLSAINTLEKRGVLRIERREISRLGANDASAFSFPVLSVPQTKALDEIYAQFEHKNTVLLHGITGSGKTEIYIHLIQEALNQGKQVLYLVPEIALTTQLIQRLAAYFGQQIGVYHSRFNANERVEIWQKVLENNLQQFRIVIGARSSVFLPFRELGLVIVDEEHENSFKQHDPSPRYNGRDAAIVLAGLFKAKTVLGSATPAIESYQNVREEKYGYVELNERFSSVKLPEICCADMKKERINKTVQGHFSRFLLEEMTAALERNEQIILFQNRRGYTPIWACEMCGYNPNCKNCDTTLTYHKQTNLLKCHHCSYHTAPIGTCPACGSNRLKMLGFGTEKIEDDLALLLPEVKIARMDFDSTRNKNSYQQLINDFEQRKIDVLIGTQMVAKGLDFDHVGLVGILDADSLLNKTDFRAFERSFQLMSQVAGRAGRRNKRGKVIIQTGNPDHWVIQKVIEHNYNDFAVNELVERRNFHYPPFYKLIIFTIKHKDLNLVNEAADHFGKLLKGVFHERVIGPEFPAIKRIQNYYLKEIMLKIEVSAPQQKVKERLHELTDQFFSVPRFKPVRLINDIDPA; encoded by the coding sequence ATGAGTGAACGCCAAACGCTTTTTGTTGATGTCATCATTCCGATAGCACTGAGCCAGGAATTCACCTACCGTGTTCCCTTCGAACTCAACGATGAGCTGAAACCTCTTGTACGTGTGATTGTTCCTTTTGGAAAAGGAAAATTGTATACTGCCCTGGTTACGCGTATTCACGAAGAAGTGCCAACCGTTTACCAGGCAAAATACATTGAACATGTATTAGATGACACCCCGTTGATCACACCGGTTCAATACCGATTCTGGAAATGGATTTCGACCTATTACATGGCACCGATCGGCGATGTGATGAATGCAGCTTTGCCAGCAAACTTCAAGCTGGCGAGCGAAACAAAAATTGTTCTTCATCCTGATTTTGATGAAAAAGCAACCACACTCGACGACCGTGAATTTCTGATCGTAGAAGCGTTGACCGTGCAGGACACACTTGATCTGAGAGAAATTTCTGAAATCGTGGGTATCAAAACCATACAACCGATTATCAAACGGATGATCGAGCGCAAGATCGTATTATCAAAAGAAGAAGTCAACGATAAATTCACTCCCAAAACCGGTTTGTTTGTTGTTTTGGAAGACAGCTATGCCGACGAAGAACAACTCAATTTCCTGCTGGGCGAGATCGGTGCAAAAAAATCGAACGCCAAACAGGAACAGGTGATCTTAACACTGTTGCAGTCAGGAGGTTTTGAAAACAACATGGCAGTTCCGGTACTTCGCCGCGACCTTGAAGAAAAAGGCTGCTCTCTTTCTGCCATCAATACTCTCGAAAAAAGAGGTGTTTTGCGCATCGAGCGGCGGGAAATATCACGTCTCGGAGCAAATGATGCTTCGGCATTTTCATTTCCCGTGCTTTCGGTGCCACAAACCAAAGCGCTGGACGAGATTTACGCACAATTCGAACATAAAAACACGGTTCTACTTCATGGAATTACGGGTTCCGGAAAAACTGAAATCTATATACATCTTATCCAGGAAGCGCTAAATCAGGGGAAACAAGTTTTGTATCTTGTTCCTGAAATTGCTTTGACAACCCAGTTGATCCAACGCTTAGCGGCTTATTTCGGTCAGCAGATCGGTGTATATCATTCACGGTTCAACGCCAACGAACGGGTTGAGATTTGGCAGAAAGTACTTGAAAATAATCTGCAGCAATTCAGGATCGTAATCGGGGCACGTTCTTCGGTTTTCCTTCCTTTCAGGGAATTGGGACTCGTTATTGTTGACGAAGAGCACGAAAACTCATTTAAACAGCACGATCCTTCGCCGCGTTACAACGGAAGAGATGCCGCCATCGTGCTTGCCGGTTTGTTCAAAGCGAAAACCGTGTTGGGCTCGGCCACTCCGGCCATTGAATCGTATCAGAACGTCAGAGAAGAAAAATACGGTTACGTGGAATTGAACGAGCGTTTTTCGTCCGTTAAATTGCCCGAAATTTGTTGTGCGGACATGAAAAAAGAACGCATCAACAAAACCGTTCAGGGACATTTTTCGCGTTTTTTACTGGAAGAAATGACCGCTGCGCTCGAACGCAATGAGCAAATCATTCTTTTCCAGAACCGCAGAGGTTACACACCAATCTGGGCCTGTGAAATGTGCGGTTACAATCCCAATTGCAAGAACTGCGACACTACACTGACTTATCATAAACAAACAAACCTGCTGAAGTGTCATCACTGCAGTTATCATACGGCTCCGATCGGAACCTGTCCGGCATGTGGCAGTAACCGCCTGAAAATGCTTGGTTTCGGTACCGAAAAAATCGAAGATGATCTGGCATTATTGCTTCCCGAAGTGAAAATTGCACGGATGGACTTTGATTCGACCCGCAACAAAAACAGCTACCAACAATTGATCAATGATTTTGAACAACGGAAAATAGACGTATTGATAGGCACGCAAATGGTCGCCAAAGGGCTTGATTTTGATCATGTCGGATTGGTTGGAATCCTCGATGCCGATTCACTACTGAACAAAACCGATTTCCGGGCATTTGAGCGTTCTTTTCAGTTGATGAGCCAGGTTGCAGGTCGCGCAGGAAGACGCAACAAACGTGGGAAAGTGATCATTCAAACGGGAAATCCCGACCATTGGGTGATCCAAAAAGTCATTGAGCACAATTACAACGATTTTGCGGTAAACGAATTGGTGGAACGACGAAATTTTCATTATCCGCCGTTCTACAAACTCATTATTTTCACGATTAAACACAAAGATCTGAATTTGGTCAACGAAGCCGCCGATCACTTCGGAAAATTGCTTAAGGGAGTGTTTCACGAACGCGTTATCGGTCCTGAATTTCCGGCAATCAAACGCATTCAGAATTATTATTTAAAAGAAATCATGCTGAAAATTGAAGTGTCGGCACCTCAGCAAAAAGTAAAGGAACGCCTTCATGAATTAACGGATCAATTCTTTAGCGTTCCTCGATTCAAACCTGTTCGACTTATCAACGATATCGATCCCGCTTAA